The proteins below come from a single Serratia fonticola genomic window:
- a CDS encoding MalY/PatB family protein, which produces MKQPDFNQVVDRHHTSSVKWDFMGHYLQLHETNLLPMWVSDFDFPCPPAVQQALHTRVDHGVFGYSERDEDYYRAAIEWFAQRHQLLLERQWFTSIEGVVPGIALLIQMLSQPGEGVVVQGPYYGSFKKVITLNGRRVLENPLQEREGEYHFDFTQLAELLQREKPPLLVLCNPHNPTGRCWNQQELTQLLTLCQQHGVTVISDEIWADLILPEERFTSVLHLGPQWHDRVIVATSASKTFGLSSLRISNFLIPNTALREQFVERLNAHGLDVFNALAMTAATTAYQQGGPWLDALLAYLAENRRWFAQALEQAAPWCRMMSVQGTYLAWLDCRALGLDDEALQLAMRQQAKIAPSMGCGFGEQGQGFIRINLGCPRAYLEMAVAGLAKLTD; this is translated from the coding sequence ATGAAACAGCCTGATTTCAACCAGGTGGTCGATCGCCACCATACCAGCTCGGTAAAATGGGATTTCATGGGGCATTATCTGCAATTGCATGAAACCAACCTGTTGCCGATGTGGGTATCTGACTTTGACTTTCCTTGCCCGCCTGCAGTGCAGCAGGCGCTGCATACGCGTGTCGATCATGGCGTATTTGGCTATAGCGAACGCGATGAGGATTACTACCGGGCTGCGATTGAGTGGTTTGCCCAACGCCACCAACTTCTGCTGGAACGGCAATGGTTTACCTCGATCGAAGGGGTTGTGCCGGGGATTGCGCTGCTGATCCAGATGCTCAGCCAACCTGGTGAGGGTGTCGTGGTGCAGGGGCCTTATTACGGCTCCTTTAAGAAGGTGATCACCCTCAATGGTCGGCGGGTACTAGAGAACCCATTGCAGGAGCGGGAAGGGGAGTATCACTTTGACTTTACCCAGTTGGCCGAGCTGTTGCAGCGGGAGAAGCCGCCGTTGCTGGTGTTGTGCAATCCGCATAACCCAACCGGCCGCTGCTGGAACCAGCAGGAGCTGACGCAATTGCTGACGCTATGCCAGCAACACGGGGTGACGGTGATCTCTGATGAGATCTGGGCGGATTTGATCCTGCCAGAGGAGCGCTTTACCTCAGTGTTACACCTGGGACCGCAGTGGCACGATAGGGTGATTGTGGCTACCTCTGCCAGTAAAACCTTTGGGTTGTCGTCGCTACGCATCTCCAATTTCCTGATCCCGAATACGGCGCTGCGTGAGCAATTTGTCGAACGGCTCAATGCGCACGGGTTAGACGTTTTCAACGCGCTTGCCATGACGGCGGCGACGACGGCTTACCAGCAGGGCGGCCCGTGGCTTGATGCCTTGTTGGCTTATTTGGCCGAGAACCGGCGCTGGTTTGCACAGGCGTTGGAGCAGGCGGCTCCCTGGTGCCGGATGATGTCAGTACAAGGCACTTATCTGGCCTGGCTGGATTGCCGTGCGTTGGGGTTGGATGATGAAGCTTTGCAGCTAGCCATGCGCCAACAGGCCAAGATTGCGCCTTCGATGGGCTGCGGATTTGGCGAGCAGGGGCAGGGTTTTATCCGCATCAATCTGGGTTGCCCGCGCGCCTATCTTGAAATGGCCGTCGCAGGGTTGGCTAAACTAACCGATTGA